Proteins encoded together in one Theileria parva strain Muguga chromosome 3 map unlocalized ctg_530, whole genome shotgun sequence window:
- the engB gene encoding 50S ribosome-binding GTPase family protein, translated as MLLYNRFLLSKFEPDVVKINFSKTILNNILSNSIGNPTTRDEIIHYKRARKLNKLSPLIFNRYKPKVKLLASTLSSDSFPRNQIPEICIFGASKSGKSSLLNAILNKPNLSKVQFKTNKLHFFQVGGSNGIVMLVDMPNCIKQNKPDENLKNEKILEICLNYLKYRENLVLTIIIIDSLKGITSEDLHIINFCNHNRLNFLVVLNKSDLFKPVELTKKIQTMETQLNSFKYKINNIVPVSSTKLQNINQLHQILTDFINNTKSNTDSQIATPKGTRLPKIKNINTPTNNLLDQANSVENDLVPSKEDDGFPNEMCVNTQIKPINLPNNDNVFIKLNININDLVKASDDSISNTSSLVTSTSPSPASEVDEMKSLFDAKCMNALTTKYRVNKLKLNTSYKRIFKLYRSKQL; from the exons ATGCTTCTTTACAATAGATTCTTATTAAGCAAATTTGAGCCTGAtgttgtaaaaattaatttttctaagACCATTTTAAACAACATTCTATCAAACTCAATAG GAAATCCAACTACAAGAGATGAAATAATTCATTATAAAAGAGCCCGAAAGTTGAATAAACTGTCGCctcttatttttaacagATATAAACCTAAGGTTAAGCTATTGGCGTCCACTCTGAGTTCTGATTCCTTTCCTCGAAACCAGATTCCTGAG ATTTGCATATTCGGTGCTTCTAAGTCTGGCAAATCTAGCCTTTTGAATGccattttaaacaaaccaaatttatcaaaagtTCAATTCAAGACTAACAAATTACACTTCTTTCAG GTTGGAGGAAGTAATGGTATTGTGATGTTGGTTGATATGCCAAACTGTATTAAACAGAACAAACCCGACGAGAATTTAAAGAATGAGAAGATATTGGAAATTTGCTTAAATTACTTAAAGTACCGAGAAAACTTGGTATTGACCATTATCATAATCGACTC tttaaaagGGATCACTAGTGAGgatctacacattataaaCTTCTGCAACCATAACCGATTAAACTTTTTAGTTGTCTTAAACAAGTCTGACTTATTCAAACCTGTAGAACTAACTAAGAAAATACAAACGATGGAAACTCAACTAAACTCGTTTAAATACAAGATAAATAACATTGTCCCAGTATCCTCAACTAAACTCCAAAATATTAACCAATTACATCAAATTTTGACTGATTTCATAAATAACACCAAGAGCAACACCGACTCCCAAATCGCCACTCCCAAAGGCACTCGGCTCCCTAAAATTAAGAACATTAACACTCCTACTAATAACTTGTTGGATCAAGCCAATTCCgttgaaaatgatttgGTACCTAGTAAAGAAGATGACGGTTTTCCCAATGAGATGTGTGTCAACACTCAAATCAAACCTATCAACTTGCCTAATAACGACAACGTATTCATTAAATTGAACATAAATATCAACGATTTGGTCAAGGCCAGTGATGATTCCATTTCCAATACCAGTAGTTTAGTGACTTCTACCAGTCCTTCACCTGCCAGTGAAGTGGATGAAATGAAGTCTTTATTTGATGCCAAGTGTATGAATGCCTTAACTACCAAGTATAGagtaaacaaattaaaactgAACACGAGTTATAAGAGAATATTCAAGCTATACAGGTCAAAACAACtttaa
- a CDS encoding Erv1 / Alr family protein, whose amino-acid sequence MAKKYTFEECLEAVDNNKAIDPCSSQWILLWMFGAYADENPTEQQKKSLEVFYKSIPDLCTNKCYTQFLANFPPKVDNRRMLMGWLQMAENSCRVQNGLKPKPFNYKELMKRWRYPDGYL is encoded by the exons atggcAAAGAAGTATACTTTTGAGGAATGTTTGGAAGCAgtggataataataaagcCATCGATCCTTGCAGCTCACAGTGGATACTA TTATGGATGTTTGGTGCTTATGCTGATGAGAATCCTACCGAACAACAAAAAAAAAGTTTGGaagttttttataaatcaaTTCCTGACCTTTGTACAAATAAATGTTATACACAATTTCTAGCTAATTTTCCTCCaaa AGTGGATAATAGAAGGATGTTAATGGGATGGTTACAAATGGCTGAAAATTCCTGTAGAGTACAAAACGGCCTCAAACCTAAGCCTTTCAA TTATAAAGAATTGATGAAAAGGTGGAGATATCCAGATGGatatttgtaa
- a CDS encoding CRAL/TRIO domain protein gives MVVTSVDLLESKKNHEYDDPILDSIFIPEYVKKFKPTPDVIQSTSKGGTKVRFIFSNVDFSDFENEHIRNFKIFATQRLDGPQLESNSAVESYQRRFKNTVFGNDGYILRYLISNGYNYSNVLNDMYNHLKWRKSTLPIKRVDIESDLAKGFVYIHGRDKCMRPIIIIRCSNMQTSQHEHILKTIYFVLELCIEKLLIPGQIEQWKVIIDLDGTNLFNIPASLLKQIAKSLSVNYRARLSKLYVINAPYLISVLWNIVKNVIPQITQEKIVISSGKNTKKLLEVALPSQIEQRYGGKAPNVKMFDIPIMPEL, from the exons atggtAGTTACATCTGTAGATTTATTGGAATCGAAAAAAAATCACGAATATGACGATCCTATATTAGATTCCATATTTATACCAGAGTATGTAAAAAAGTTCAAACCTACTCCAGATGTGATTCAATCG aCGTCAAAGGGCGGTACAAAAGTTagatttatatttagtaaCGTTGATTTTTCGGATTTTGAAAACGAGCATATTcgaaactttaaaattttcgcAACTCAGCGTCTAGATGGCCCCCAACTAGAATCAAACTCTGCAGTAGAATCCTACCAACGACGCTTTAAAAATACCGTTTTCGGAAACGATGGTTATATTCTGCGTTATTTAATAAGCAATGGatataattattctaaCGTTCTAAACGATATGTACAATCACCTTAAATGGCGCAAATCTACACTCCCAATTAAAAGAGTTGATATAGAATCTGACCTG GCAAAGGGATTCGTGTATATTCATGGCCGCGACAAGTGTATGAGGCccattataattataaggTGTAGTAACATGCAAACTTCCCAGCATGAGCATATCCTCAAAACTATATATTTTGTGTTGGAGCTCTGTATAGAAAAACTCTTGATACCCGGACAAATTGAGCAGTGGAAAGTAATAATTGACTTGGACGGAACCAACCTCTTCAACATACCAGCTAGTCTTCTAAAACAAATTGCCAAGTCATTGTCGGTAAACTACAGAGCTAGGTTGAGCAAGTTGTATGTTATCAACGCTCCGTACCTAATATCGGTGTTGTGGAATATAGTCAAAAATGTCATCCCCCAAATAACCCAggaaaaaattgttatatcATCAG gtaaaaataccaaaaaatTACTCGAAGTCGCGTTGCCGTCACAAATCGAGCAGAGATACGGTGGAAAAGCGCcaaatgttaaaatgttCGACATACCAATCATGCCCGAACTTTAA
- the Smarca2 gene encoding SNF2 family protein produces the protein MSTSDDNQNLTSNGESVDIVDVSDVFHRKNQFWGPGHFWIDYKDNLEQNKLSFFLGAITNVKTMTQHIIQYNNNNNKQIIQKFEQLFKDIGLKNLLTMYKITAPNNTDETDETNNSTDLLNDNHARSINNTQTSNETTYSDTSTNNTETHDYTYDYNKLLIEVLKLEKKINLLLLQKNVRSILSLTKLINPLYKRNNGPFRGSFSEGHSSTSSHTTRTESLSSTGNTVNKKYFLEHIKINNQFYKDHSKMKRKLIILSNKYVNKYIESEPEPSEPNALEASSVDGIEDRTKDSLGEEPNKKEELLPQVETVEYIIRENIFNNIPNALIGKLRNYQLYGLDWLVSLYNNKLNGILADEMGLGKTIQTIALLIYLKENKGISGNHIVIAPLSTLHSNWKTEFELWYPSFKLCVYEGSKEFRKNLRMKWYSGNKLNFDVLLTSETFVLRDKNFLKKICWEYLIIDEVHKFKSENSKLFKILNNLFISKRRLLLTGTLLQNNINEVRLLLNFVKPQLSINNSMMINQDYFNKLLKPYVLKRMKNDVLDELPSSYEYIISCPMSGIQTRLYEFFHMKDTQNKFLQLRKICNHPFLYINSNFIPCNDLIINSSGKMCILDMILSRLYYVNHRVLIFSQMTSLLDILEVYLNYRGYKYLRLDGNLSSEKRLERINLFNEPDSQYFVFILSTKAGSLGINLQSADTVIIYDSDWNPQNDLQAQSRVHRIGQKNQVITLRLITPNTIEDNIYRFKYNINSRNSSTKDESSYGQNSYPQNNYAQNNYAQNNYSQNNDLQSNYSQNNDLQSNEPSETVEGSEKPGKLLENDHDMVNNEEYKEKSDDVDHNDHIIDTVPLLNNVLKRNESDSKVFDLVSYRNFIMNPLALIKQRVLPPFLFKSITSNKKLHISEEEKKKLSIENEIWLNIYNDYNVYSGEVTAQCSRSYINTINNEVNINHIITNLNINYPVECLKNITGEDSVEDYTQIGKKKSSDVEVFVDKEMLKLVVKDNEKKFSILNRVIFEIVEGVIEGKNYVEFNELPNKQYLSDYYEKIQNPICLLDIMNKSKESRYTSVFHLKESLEVICNNARTYNGVDSYLFYKSLNLYNYVSSHVTFGFVVELISIYNVEKGKTLKSLLAEYI, from the exons ATGTCAACTTCGGATGATAATCAAAATCTGACTAGTAACGGTGAAAGTGTAGACATCGTTGATGTGAGTGATGTTTTTCATAgaaaaaatcaattttgGGGGCCTGGTCACTTTTGGATAGACTATAAAGATAACCTGGAGCAAAATAAACTCTCGTTTTTTCTAGGGGCAATCACAAATGTTAAAACTATGACACAACACATAATACAATATaacaataacaataataagcaaattatccaaaaaTTCGAACAGTTGTTCAAAGATATAGGACTGAAAAACCTTTTAACAATGTACAAAATTACCGCCCCCAATAATACTGATGAAACAGATGAAACAAACAACTCAACAGACTTACTCAACGACAATCATGCAAGGAGTATAAACAATACCCAAACGAGTAATGAAACAACATATAGTGATACTAGCACAAATAACACAGAAACACATGATTATACATATGACTATAATAAGTTGTTGATTgaagtattaaaattggaAAAGAAAATAAACCTACTTTTGTTACAAAAGAACGTTAGATCCATATTGAGCCTTACTAAACTAATAAACCCATTGTATAAACGGAACAATGGTCCCTTTCGCGGCTCATTTAGTGAAGGCCACTCGAGCACATCTTCACATACAACCCGAACGGAATCCCTAAGTAGCACTGGTAACACAGTCAACAAGAAGTACTTTTTAGaacatattaaaataaataaccAGTTCTATAAAGACCACTCCAAGAtgaaaagaaaattaataattctatCAAATAAGTATGTAAACAAGTATATAGAGTCCGAACCAGAACCGAGTGAGCCTAACGCACTGGAAGCTAGCAGTGTAGATGGTATTGAGGACAGAACAAAAGACTCTTTGGGGGAAGAACCCAATAAAAAAGAGGAGCTTTTACCGCAAGTGGAAACTGTAGAGTATATTATAAGGGAGaacatatttaataatatccCAAACGCACTAATTGGAAAGTTGAGAAACTATCAACTATACGGCCTGGACTGGCTGGTATCTCTGtacaataataaactaaacGGCATCTTGGCAGATGAAATGGGACTAGGGAAAACAATACAAACCATTGCATTACTAATATACCTTAAAGAAAATAAG GGAATAAGCGGTAATCACATAGTAATAGCTCCATTGTCGACACTGCATAGTAACTGGAAAACGGAGTTCGAGTTGTGGTATCcatcatttaaattatgcGTTTACGAAGGATCCAA AGAGTTCCGTAAAAATTTGAGAATGAAATGGTACAGCGGAAACAAGTTGAATTTCGATGTACTGTTGACCAGTGAAACGTTTGTGCTGAGAGATAAGAATTTTTTGAAGAAAATATGCTGGGAATACTTGATTATAGACGAGGTCCACAAATTCAAGAGTGAAAATTCaaagttatttaaaatattaaataaccTCTTCATATCAAAACGCAGATTGTTGTTGACCG GAACACTGTTACAGAACAATATAAATGAAGTGAGGTTGTTGTTGAATTTTGTAAAGCCTCAGTTGTCTATTAACAATAGTATGATGATCAATCAAGACTATTTCAACAAG TTGCTAAAACCGTACGTTTTGAAGAGGATGAAGAATGATGTGTTGGACGAACTGCCAAGCAGTTATGAGTACATAATAAGCTGCCCAATGAGTGGAATACAAACAAGATTATATGAGTTCTTCCACATGAAAGATACACAAAACAAGTTCTTACAGCTAAGGAAAATCTGTAATCACCCCTTTCTGTACATCAACAGCAACTTTATTCCCT gcaatgatttgataattaatagtaGTGGAAAGATGTGTATACTGGACATGATACTGTCTCGTCTGTATTACGTAAACCACCGAGTGTTGATTTTTAGCCAAATGACTTCACTTTTAGACATTTTAgaa GTATATTTGAATTATAGAggttataaatatttgagaTTGGATGGAAATTTGAGTAGTGAAAAGAGACTAGAGAGAATAAATCTGTTTAATGAACCAGACAGCCAGTACTTCGTGTTCATACTGTCAACTAAAGCTGGGTCACtag GGATTAATTTGCAGAGTGCAGATACAGTGATAATATATGACTCTGATTGGAACCCACAAAACGACCTTCAAGCACAATCAAGAGTACATAGGATAGGACAAAAAAATCAAGTTATCACGTTGAGACTAATTACGCCAAACACAATTGAAGATAACATATATAGATTTAAGTATAACATTAATTCAAGAAATAGTTCCACTAAAGATGAAAGCAGTTATGGACAAAATAGTTATCcacaaaataattatgcACAGAATAATTATGcacaaaataattattcacaaaataatgatttacAAAGTAATTATTCCcaaaataatgatttacAAAGTAATGAACCCAGTGAAACAGTTGAAGGATCCGAGAAACCTGGTAAACTGCTGGAAAATGATCATGATATGGTAAATAACGAAGAGTACAAGGAGAAAAGTGATGATGTGGATCATAACGATCACATAATAGACACTGTTCCACtcttaaataatgtattgAAGCGTAACGAAAGTGATTCTAAAGTGTTTGATTTAGTAAGTTATAGAAATTTCATCATGAACCCACTGGCGCTAATTAAGCAGAGAGTGCTTCCGCCATTTCTGTTTAAGTCAATAACGtcaaataaaaaattacacatCTCAG AGGAAGAAAAGAAAAAATTGTCGATAGAAAATGAGATTTGGcttaatatatacaatgattataatgtgtatagCGGAGAAGTGACGGCACAGTGCTCTAGAAGTTatattaacacaattaataatgaagtTAACATTAACCATATTATCACGAATCTGAACATTAATTACCCAGTTGAGTGTCTGAAGAATATAACTGGTGAAGATTCAGTGGAAGATTATACGCAGATAGGTAAGAAAAAGAGTAGTGATGTGGAAGTATTTGTCGATAAGGAAATGTTGAAGTTAGTAGTGAAGGATAACGAAAAGAAGTTTAGTATACTAAACAGAGTAATATTTGAGATAGTTGAAGGAGTGATAGAAGGAAAAAATTATGTCGAATTCAATGAGTTGCCAAACAAGCAGTATTTGTCAGATTATTACgaaaaaatacaaaatcCGATATGCCTATTGGATATAATGAACAAAAGTAAGGAAAGTAGGTACACATCTGTGTTTCACCTGAAGGAGTCATTGGAAGTAATCTGCAATAACGCGAGAACCTATAACGGAGTGGATTCATACCTGTTTTACAAGTCACTGAACCTGTATAACTACGTATCGAGCCACGTAACCTTTGGATTCGTAGTAGAACTCATAAGCATATACAATGTAGAAAAGGgaaaaacattaaaaagTTTACTTGCggaatatatttaa